From a single Bacillus gobiensis genomic region:
- the gcvPB gene encoding aminomethyl-transferring glycine dehydrogenase subunit GcvPB, giving the protein MVEYKELIFEISRPGRVGSSLPESDVESIDLNDKFPKHLIRDLPAELPEVSELQLVRHYTALSNKNHGIDNGFYPLGSCTMKYNPKINEDVARFEGFSRIHPYQPAETVQGALELLYELQEELAEITGMDSVTLQPSAGAQGEWTGLMMVKAYLEQKGEKRTKVLVPDSAHGTNPASATVAGFKTVTIPSNENGLVDLEELKKHVDDDTAALMLTNPNTLGLFEKEIVEIAKVVHEAGGLLYYDGANANAILGKTTPGKMGFDIVHLNLHKTFTTPHGGGGPGAGPVGVKKKLLPYLPVPRIEKDGKKYVLNSTYPLSIGRVKGYYGNFGILVRAYTYIRTMGPDGLRQVSEGAVLHANYLRKKLEPYFEAPYSQICKHEFVLSGSRQKKLGVRTLDMAKRLLDFGYHPPTIYFPLNVEECLMIEPTETESKETMDAFADVMIQIAKEVEENPGVVLEAPHTTVIGRLDEVRAARQPILRYTKEEAAEKETAKA; this is encoded by the coding sequence ATGGTTGAATATAAAGAGCTAATCTTTGAAATCAGTCGTCCAGGGCGTGTGGGGTCAAGTCTTCCGGAAAGTGACGTGGAAAGCATTGATTTAAATGATAAATTTCCGAAACATTTGATTCGTGATCTACCAGCCGAGCTCCCGGAAGTATCAGAGCTTCAGCTTGTGCGCCATTATACAGCACTTTCTAATAAAAACCACGGAATCGATAATGGTTTCTACCCGCTTGGTTCTTGTACGATGAAATACAACCCGAAAATTAATGAAGACGTGGCACGTTTCGAGGGCTTTAGCCGTATCCATCCGTATCAGCCAGCTGAAACGGTACAAGGGGCATTAGAGCTTTTATATGAATTACAGGAAGAGTTGGCTGAGATCACAGGCATGGATTCGGTGACATTACAGCCTTCTGCAGGGGCTCAAGGGGAATGGACCGGTTTAATGATGGTAAAGGCTTATCTTGAGCAAAAAGGAGAAAAAAGAACAAAGGTACTGGTTCCGGACTCAGCACACGGTACAAATCCTGCAAGTGCAACCGTTGCCGGTTTTAAAACGGTCACTATTCCATCCAATGAAAATGGTTTGGTGGATTTAGAAGAATTAAAGAAGCACGTTGACGATGATACAGCCGCATTGATGTTAACTAACCCTAATACACTTGGATTGTTTGAAAAAGAAATTGTGGAAATCGCTAAAGTTGTTCATGAAGCAGGTGGCTTATTATACTATGATGGCGCAAATGCTAATGCAATTTTAGGAAAAACAACACCAGGTAAAATGGGCTTTGACATCGTGCATTTAAATCTTCATAAGACGTTTACCACGCCTCATGGCGGCGGCGGCCCGGGCGCCGGTCCAGTCGGTGTGAAAAAAAAGCTCCTTCCGTATTTACCAGTGCCACGTATAGAAAAAGATGGTAAGAAATATGTGCTGAATTCTACTTATCCGCTATCAATCGGCCGTGTGAAAGGGTATTATGGAAACTTTGGTATTTTGGTTCGTGCGTATACCTATATACGCACAATGGGGCCAGATGGACTACGTCAAGTATCTGAAGGTGCAGTGCTTCATGCGAACTATCTTCGTAAAAAGCTTGAGCCGTATTTTGAAGCACCGTATTCGCAAATTTGCAAGCACGAATTTGTGTTATCTGGTTCCAGACAGAAAAAGCTGGGTGTAAGAACACTTGATATGGCAAAACGTCTACTTGATTTTGGCTATCATCCGCCAACGATCTACTTCCCTTTAAATGTAGAGGAATGTTTAATGATTGAACCGACCGAAACAGAGTCAAAAGAAACCATGGATGCCTTTGCAGATGTTATGATTCAAATTGCCAAAGAAGTGGAAGAAAATCCTGGTGTCGTATTAGAGGCGCCGCATACAACAGTCATTGGCCGATTGGATGAAGTGCGAGCAGCTAGACAACCAATCTTGCGTTATACAAAAGAGGAAGCAGCAGAGAAAGAAACCGCAAAAGCATAA
- the gcvPA gene encoding aminomethyl-transferring glycine dehydrogenase subunit GcvPA codes for MTNTYRYLPDTKQDQEEMLALLNISSIDELFEDIPSDIRLDGELNIPKAVPESLLLKKMHGLSSRNKNANHYPTFLGAGTYDHYIPSVVNHMISRSEFYTAYTPYQPEISQGELQAIFEFQTMVCELTGMDVANSSMYDGFTSLAEAASLAVASTRRSRVLVSKAVHPESRAILNTVADGQGFTADEVNLAADVTDLEKLQEQIEKDTAAVIVQYPNFFGSIEDLSYIKKITEAKGALFIVSANPLALALLQAPGKLGADIVIGDMQPLGIPMAFGGPHCGYFAVHQKFMRKVPGRIVGQTKDEQGNRGFVLTLQAREQHIRRDKASSNICSNQALNALASSICMAALGKQGIRQMAQLNVEKADYMAKSLQRKGFIIVNQAPFFNEFVVELPHPVKEVNEKLLEAGIIGGFDLGSDYGVDNQMLIAVTEQRTKEEIDKFVEVLEAIVNG; via the coding sequence ATGACCAATACTTATAGATACCTTCCTGATACGAAACAAGATCAAGAGGAGATGCTCGCTCTTTTGAATATTTCTTCCATAGATGAGTTATTTGAAGATATTCCATCTGACATTCGGTTAGATGGTGAGCTCAACATTCCGAAAGCTGTTCCTGAATCGCTTCTTTTGAAAAAAATGCATGGACTTTCTTCACGAAACAAAAATGCCAATCACTATCCGACTTTTCTCGGTGCCGGTACATATGATCATTACATTCCAAGTGTAGTAAATCATATGATTTCACGTTCCGAATTTTATACAGCGTATACTCCCTATCAACCAGAAATCAGCCAAGGTGAGTTACAAGCCATTTTTGAGTTTCAAACCATGGTTTGTGAGCTGACAGGAATGGATGTAGCCAATTCTTCGATGTACGACGGCTTTACTTCACTTGCAGAAGCTGCATCACTTGCCGTTGCCTCAACAAGACGTTCAAGAGTGCTTGTATCAAAGGCCGTTCATCCTGAATCCCGTGCCATTTTAAATACGGTAGCAGATGGACAAGGGTTTACAGCGGATGAAGTGAATCTTGCTGCTGATGTTACAGACTTGGAAAAGCTGCAAGAACAAATTGAAAAGGACACTGCTGCCGTCATTGTTCAATACCCGAACTTCTTTGGTTCCATTGAAGATTTATCATATATAAAGAAAATTACGGAGGCAAAAGGAGCACTTTTCATCGTCAGTGCCAACCCACTGGCATTAGCGCTTCTGCAGGCACCAGGTAAACTCGGGGCCGATATAGTTATCGGTGATATGCAACCTTTAGGAATACCAATGGCCTTTGGCGGTCCACACTGCGGGTATTTTGCGGTTCATCAAAAATTTATGCGCAAAGTACCCGGTCGTATTGTAGGACAAACGAAAGATGAGCAAGGAAACCGTGGATTCGTGTTAACATTGCAAGCACGTGAACAGCATATTCGCCGCGATAAAGCGTCGTCAAATATTTGTTCCAACCAAGCTTTAAATGCTCTTGCCTCTTCTATTTGTATGGCAGCACTCGGAAAGCAAGGAATTCGTCAAATGGCACAGCTGAATGTTGAGAAAGCTGATTACATGGCAAAGTCCCTACAAAGGAAAGGATTTATTATTGTGAATCAGGCACCATTTTTTAATGAATTTGTGGTGGAACTTCCCCATCCAGTCAAGGAAGTCAATGAAAAACTTCTTGAAGCAGGAATCATCGGAGGATTTGACTTAGGAAGTGATTACGGCGTTGATAATCAAATGCTCATTGCAGTGACTGAACAGCGAACAAAAGAAGAGATTGACAAATTTGTAGAGGTATTGGAGGCGATTGTAAATGGTTGA
- the gcvH gene encoding glycine cleavage system protein GcvH: MTNTTANLLYSKEHEWVLQLDGNRVRIGITDYAQKQLGDIVFVENPAVDDKVTADESMGTVESVKAVSELYAPVSGSVLRVNEELYDTPETINGQPYEEGWLVEVEISNPEELESLLNEDEYQAFINEGEA, encoded by the coding sequence ATGACAAATACGACAGCAAACTTACTATACAGCAAGGAACATGAGTGGGTATTACAATTAGACGGAAATCGAGTACGAATCGGAATCACTGATTATGCACAAAAGCAGTTAGGAGATATCGTCTTTGTTGAAAACCCTGCAGTCGATGATAAAGTAACAGCTGATGAATCCATGGGAACAGTTGAATCAGTTAAAGCAGTTTCTGAACTTTACGCTCCAGTATCAGGTTCGGTTCTTCGCGTAAACGAGGAACTGTACGATACTCCTGAGACGATCAACGGACAGCCATATGAAGAAGGTTGGTTAGTAGAAGTAGAAATATCCAATCCGGAAGAGTTAGAATCGCTTTTAAATGAGGATGAATATCAAGCATTTATTAATGAAGGAGAGGCATAA
- the gcvT gene encoding glycine cleavage system aminomethyltransferase GcvT, with product MSTGTVLKRTPLFEKYIKYGAKVINFCGWELPVQFSSILEEHEAVRKEAGLFDVSHMGEVLVEGKGAESYINHLVTNDVTKLSINQAQYTAMCYPDGGTVDDLVVYKLANEKYLLVINAANIEKDYEWMELHLRGDVTLHNISSDLAQLAIQGPKAEGILQKLTATDLTEIGFFRFAQHTNLNGITDVLISRTGYTGEDGFELYLAADKAEALWDNLLEVGKEDGLKPCGLGARDTLRFEVRLALYGQELTNEISPLEAGIGFAVKTNKESHFIGKDILTAQKEEGLKRKLVGIEVTGRGIPRHGYKVFSAGEEEIGFITSGTHSPSLKKNLGLAIISAEHAEAGTQLKVEIRNKMIDAIVVKAPFYKNGS from the coding sequence ATGAGCACAGGAACAGTATTAAAGCGAACACCGCTTTTTGAAAAATATATAAAATACGGTGCAAAGGTCATTAATTTTTGCGGATGGGAACTTCCGGTACAGTTTTCAAGCATCTTAGAAGAGCATGAGGCTGTCCGAAAGGAAGCAGGACTCTTTGATGTCTCTCATATGGGAGAAGTGCTTGTTGAAGGTAAAGGTGCGGAGAGTTATATTAATCACCTTGTAACAAACGATGTAACAAAACTGAGTATCAATCAGGCACAATATACAGCTATGTGTTATCCGGACGGTGGTACAGTCGATGACTTGGTTGTTTACAAGTTAGCGAATGAAAAGTACCTACTTGTGATTAATGCAGCAAACATTGAAAAAGATTACGAGTGGATGGAGCTACATCTAAGAGGAGACGTGACGCTTCATAATATTTCAAGTGACCTTGCACAGCTTGCTATCCAAGGTCCAAAGGCAGAAGGCATCTTACAAAAGTTAACGGCAACAGACTTAACTGAAATTGGTTTTTTCCGCTTTGCTCAACATACCAATCTAAATGGGATTACAGATGTGCTTATATCCCGAACAGGTTACACAGGGGAGGACGGTTTTGAACTTTATTTGGCAGCGGATAAAGCAGAAGCACTTTGGGATAATCTTCTAGAAGTGGGAAAGGAAGATGGCTTAAAACCATGTGGACTTGGTGCGCGTGACACTCTTCGCTTTGAAGTACGTCTTGCGCTGTATGGCCAAGAACTCACAAATGAAATTAGTCCGCTTGAAGCAGGAATCGGTTTTGCCGTTAAAACGAACAAAGAAAGTCATTTTATCGGCAAAGACATCCTTACGGCTCAAAAAGAAGAAGGGTTAAAACGGAAATTAGTTGGGATTGAAGTAACAGGAAGGGGCATACCTCGTCATGGTTACAAAGTATTCTCAGCGGGTGAAGAGGAGATCGGCTTTATTACATCCGGTACCCATTCCCCGTCTCTAAAGAAAAACTTAGGTCTTGCAATCATATCGGCGGAACATGCTGAAGCCGGGACGCAGCTAAAAGTTGAAATCCGTAATAAGATGATTGATGCCATTGTTGTCAAAGCGCCATTCTATAAAAATGGTTCTTGA
- the sdaAA gene encoding L-serine ammonia-lyase, iron-sulfur-dependent, subunit alpha — protein sequence MEVKSMVELIEACEREQKTIGEMMLMMEVKKSGKDEETIINMMEERLIKMKEAVDSGMNDASTAPSGISGGDAVKMYDYINQGKTLSGNYISDAMTFSLATSESNARMGVIVATPTAGAAGILPGVLFSLHKNEGASYKDLVMGLFTASMLGFVIANRSFISGAAGGCQAEVGSAAAMAAGTIVELKGGTPKQAVNATAISMKSLLGLVCDPVAGLVEVPCIKRNAIGTSIAFSAADLSLAGVESRIPCDEVIEAMYRIGKDMPRTLRETALGGLAMTETGKKVKEQLFCKRF from the coding sequence ATGGAAGTAAAATCCATGGTGGAGTTGATTGAAGCTTGTGAGCGTGAGCAAAAAACCATTGGTGAAATGATGCTGATGATGGAAGTGAAAAAGTCAGGAAAAGACGAAGAAACCATTATCAACATGATGGAAGAGCGATTGATCAAAATGAAAGAAGCCGTTGATAGTGGGATGAACGATGCCTCGACTGCACCAAGTGGTATTTCCGGCGGGGATGCTGTGAAAATGTATGACTACATCAATCAAGGAAAAACGCTGTCAGGAAATTATATTAGTGATGCAATGACTTTCTCCCTGGCAACCTCTGAAAGCAATGCACGAATGGGCGTTATTGTGGCTACTCCAACAGCTGGAGCAGCCGGTATTTTGCCCGGTGTATTATTTTCATTGCATAAAAATGAGGGTGCCTCTTATAAAGACTTAGTCATGGGCTTGTTTACGGCTAGTATGCTTGGTTTTGTGATTGCGAATCGTTCCTTTATTTCAGGAGCAGCCGGGGGGTGTCAAGCAGAAGTAGGATCTGCAGCGGCTATGGCTGCGGGGACAATCGTAGAGCTAAAAGGAGGTACACCAAAACAAGCCGTGAATGCGACAGCAATTTCCATGAAATCACTATTAGGTTTAGTCTGTGACCCAGTTGCCGGTCTTGTTGAAGTACCTTGCATAAAGCGAAATGCGATTGGCACATCGATTGCCTTTTCAGCTGCAGATTTATCTCTTGCTGGTGTGGAAAGCCGAATTCCATGTGATGAAGTCATTGAAGCGATGTATAGGATTGGAAAAGATATGCCTCGAACACTTCGGGAAACGGCACTTGGCGGTCTCGCCATGACCGAAACAGGTAAAAAGGTAAAAGAACAGTTATTTTGTAAAAGATTTTAA
- a CDS encoding serine dehydratase beta chain — protein sequence MEYQSCFDIIGPIMVGPSSSHTAGVVSIGKFIHDLLGGCPEEANIVFYDSFSETYQGHGTDKALLGGLLGMDADDPRIKQSLESAKEHGMQYYLEFEDRCVYFDHPNTTIVTVKRGDCIVKVGGVSLGGGLSKIFMIDEEMIDIRLSAGDDFGDIANQYQLSKKLLMEEM from the coding sequence ATGGAATATCAAAGTTGTTTTGATATAATCGGCCCAATTATGGTGGGACCGTCGAGCTCTCATACGGCAGGTGTCGTGTCAATCGGAAAATTTATTCATGACCTGTTAGGCGGTTGTCCAGAGGAGGCTAATATTGTATTTTACGATTCCTTCTCTGAAACTTATCAAGGACATGGAACGGATAAAGCACTGCTTGGTGGATTGCTTGGAATGGATGCAGATGATCCACGAATTAAACAATCCTTAGAATCGGCAAAAGAGCATGGAATGCAGTACTATTTGGAGTTTGAAGACAGATGCGTCTATTTTGACCACCCAAATACAACAATCGTGACAGTCAAACGCGGTGATTGCATTGTAAAAGTTGGCGGTGTATCACTTGGGGGTGGCCTATCTAAAATCTTTATGATTGACGAAGAGATGATAGATATTCGTCTAAGCGCTGGTGATGACTTTGGAGATATTGCCAATCAGTATCAACTAAGTAAGAAATTACTTATGGAGGAAATGTAA
- the glyA gene encoding serine hydroxymethyltransferase, with protein MGLRQNDSTIFEAIEKERHRQHQTLELIASENFVSEDVLEAMGSVMTNKYAEGYPGKRYYGGCEFVDVAEQAAIERLTKLFGAKYANVQPHSGAQANLAVFYALLQPGDKVMGMNLSHGGHLTHGSPVSISGKWFEIVSYGVRKDTHLIDFDELKAMAKKEKPKLIIAGASAYSRTIDFTRFREIADQVGAKLMVDMAHIAGLVAAGLHPSPVPYADVVTSTTHKTLRGPRGGIVLTNDEEIMKDINRAVFPGIQSGPLMHIIAAKAVAFNEALQPSFKAYAQQIMENAVTLGETLKKEGATLVSGGTDNHIVLLDVRPWNLTGKEAEKLLEEAGITVNKNTIPYDPESPFVTSGIRMGTAALTTRGMKQDEMVKIGKVIAAVLKSKGDIEVLEQAKETTKAICGSYPLFQQLITV; from the coding sequence ATGGGTTTACGACAAAATGATTCCACCATTTTTGAAGCCATTGAGAAGGAGCGACATCGTCAACATCAAACACTGGAGTTGATCGCATCAGAAAACTTCGTAAGCGAAGATGTATTAGAAGCAATGGGAAGCGTGATGACAAATAAATATGCAGAAGGCTATCCAGGGAAGCGTTACTATGGCGGATGCGAATTTGTTGATGTGGCAGAACAAGCGGCTATTGAGCGCCTAACCAAGCTGTTTGGTGCCAAATATGCAAATGTCCAGCCACACTCGGGTGCACAAGCAAACCTTGCTGTTTTTTATGCATTGCTTCAGCCTGGTGATAAAGTGATGGGAATGAATCTTTCACATGGTGGCCACTTAACTCATGGAAGCCCTGTCAGCATTTCAGGAAAATGGTTTGAGATTGTGTCCTATGGCGTAAGAAAAGATACTCACTTGATAGATTTCGATGAGCTGAAAGCCATGGCGAAAAAAGAGAAACCAAAATTGATCATTGCAGGAGCAAGCGCCTACTCAAGAACGATTGATTTTACACGCTTTAGGGAAATTGCAGATCAAGTTGGAGCCAAACTCATGGTGGATATGGCTCATATTGCAGGACTTGTCGCAGCAGGTCTTCACCCATCTCCAGTACCATATGCGGATGTGGTGACAAGTACGACGCATAAAACATTGAGAGGGCCGCGCGGCGGTATCGTTTTAACAAATGATGAGGAGATTATGAAAGATATTAATAGAGCCGTGTTCCCAGGGATTCAAAGTGGACCGTTAATGCACATCATTGCAGCCAAGGCGGTTGCCTTCAACGAAGCTTTGCAGCCAAGTTTTAAGGCTTATGCCCAACAAATCATGGAAAACGCAGTAACACTTGGCGAAACATTAAAGAAAGAAGGGGCAACGCTTGTCTCTGGAGGCACTGATAATCATATTGTCCTTTTAGATGTGCGTCCGTGGAACTTAACAGGAAAAGAAGCAGAGAAATTATTAGAAGAAGCGGGTATTACCGTCAATAAAAACACGATTCCATATGATCCTGAAAGTCCGTTTGTCACAAGCGGGATTCGTATGGGAACAGCAGCTTTAACAACTCGTGGCATGAAGCAGGATGAAATGGTGAAGATTGGGAAAGTGATCGCTGCTGTTCTAAAAAGCAAAGGAGACATAGAAGTTCTTGAACAAGCAAAAGAAACGACTAAAGCGATTTGTGGGTCATATCCGTTATTTCAACAGCTAATCACTGTATAA
- a CDS encoding carbon-nitrogen hydrolase family protein, producing the protein MKLRVSAVQYHLHTIQCFDEFANQVEHYVKTAEEFGADFVLFPEFITTQLMSIGNQLGQPLTIQDIPHFTDQYRSLFMSLAIKNQIHIIGGTHVINRGGRLYNVAHLFYPDGRIEEQAKLHITPTELAEWNMTPGESLEVFETKKGRISILTCYDIEFPEVVRMAKAKGADIIFCPSCTDDRHGFYRVRYTSHARAVENQVYVVSTGTVGSLPTVDFMRANFGQAAVITPNDIPFPPRGILVEGEVNEDMVVTTDLDLELLYQVRENGSVTTWRDRRIDLYPDWEKESVIQA; encoded by the coding sequence ATGAAACTAAGAGTCTCGGCAGTTCAATATCATCTTCATACCATACAATGTTTTGATGAATTCGCAAATCAAGTGGAACACTATGTTAAAACGGCAGAAGAATTCGGAGCTGATTTTGTCCTATTTCCTGAATTTATCACAACTCAACTCATGTCCATAGGCAACCAACTAGGTCAACCCTTGACCATCCAGGATATCCCACATTTTACTGATCAGTATCGTTCTTTATTTATGAGTTTGGCGATAAAAAACCAGATACATATTATTGGAGGAACACATGTCATTAATAGAGGGGGGCGTTTATATAATGTTGCCCATTTATTCTATCCAGATGGAAGAATAGAGGAACAAGCAAAGCTTCATATCACTCCAACTGAATTGGCAGAATGGAACATGACTCCTGGTGAAAGCCTAGAAGTGTTTGAGACTAAAAAAGGAAGAATCTCCATCTTAACCTGCTACGACATTGAATTTCCAGAAGTTGTTCGAATGGCAAAAGCGAAGGGGGCCGATATTATTTTCTGTCCTTCTTGTACAGATGATCGTCATGGGTTCTACCGTGTCCGTTACACCAGCCATGCGAGGGCAGTCGAAAACCAAGTCTATGTTGTCTCCACTGGTACAGTGGGCTCTCTTCCTACTGTAGATTTTATGAGAGCGAACTTCGGACAAGCGGCTGTGATTACACCAAATGATATCCCCTTTCCTCCTCGTGGCATCCTAGTAGAAGGAGAGGTTAATGAAGATATGGTTGTGACTACAGATCTTGATTTAGAACTGTTATATCAAGTTCGGGAAAATGGCTCGGTGACCACGTGGCGTGATCGACGTATTGATCTTTATCCAGATTGGGAAAAAGAATCTGTTATCCAAGCGTAA
- a CDS encoding GNAT family N-acetyltransferase: MAYFKDFFVFDQNHPIPAVIRNYEEKDFPDLILIQKESFPPPFPSELWWKTEQLKNHVTLFSEGALCIEVNGEIAGSITALLVDFDPTNPEHTWEEITDNGYIRNHNPNGNTLYVVDIGVRPSFRKLGLGKWLMSSMYDVVIYKQLERLLGGGRMPGYYKKAKEMTPEQYLEAVIKGELKDPVITFLLRCGRTPIQVIANYLEDQESCNYGTLMEWRNPFYT; encoded by the coding sequence ATGGCATATTTCAAGGATTTTTTCGTATTTGACCAGAATCATCCCATTCCTGCAGTAATCCGAAATTATGAAGAAAAAGACTTTCCTGACTTAATTCTTATTCAGAAAGAAAGTTTTCCTCCTCCTTTCCCGTCTGAATTATGGTGGAAAACAGAACAGTTGAAAAACCATGTTACCTTGTTTTCCGAAGGAGCTTTGTGTATAGAGGTTAATGGAGAAATTGCCGGCTCAATAACCGCTTTGTTGGTTGATTTTGATCCAACTAATCCTGAACATACATGGGAAGAAATCACAGATAATGGATATATTCGAAACCATAACCCAAATGGCAATACGCTCTATGTTGTTGATATTGGCGTACGTCCCTCCTTCCGGAAATTAGGTTTGGGGAAATGGCTGATGTCATCCATGTATGACGTTGTTATATATAAGCAACTGGAACGGCTGTTAGGTGGTGGAAGAATGCCGGGATATTATAAAAAAGCAAAGGAAATGACGCCAGAGCAATACCTAGAAGCTGTCATAAAAGGCGAATTAAAGGATCCGGTAATTACATTTTTGCTTCGTTGTGGCCGCACCCCAATTCAAGTAATAGCTAATTATTTAGAGGACCAAGAATCATGTAATTACGGAACACTAATGGAGTGGAGAAATCCTTTTTATACATGA
- a CDS encoding winged helix-turn-helix transcriptional regulator: MGHLCNKTFNCEKELTLAVIGGKWKMLILWHLGKEGTKRFNELKSLIPSITQRMLVNQLRELEEDLIIHREVYPVVPPKVEYSLTEQGKTLLPILESMYQWGKNYMETNMKIEEKNESIQ; this comes from the coding sequence ATGGGGCATCTTTGTAATAAGACGTTTAACTGTGAAAAGGAATTAACACTTGCTGTTATTGGTGGAAAATGGAAAATGTTGATTTTATGGCATTTAGGCAAAGAGGGAACAAAGCGCTTTAACGAGCTAAAATCTCTCATACCGAGTATCACTCAAAGAATGCTTGTAAACCAATTGAGAGAATTAGAAGAAGACCTTATTATTCATCGTGAAGTCTATCCCGTTGTACCTCCTAAAGTAGAATACTCACTGACTGAACAAGGAAAAACCCTACTGCCCATTCTCGAATCAATGTACCAATGGGGTAAAAACTACATGGAAACTAACATGAAAATCGAGGAAAAAAACGAATCTATACAATAG
- the zwf gene encoding glucose-6-phosphate dehydrogenase, with translation MDSMTFVLFGATGDLAKRKIFPALYNLFINDKMPDAFSIIGLGRRVWSHYSFQTHVEQSVKTFSRRSINDTSKMEKFLDAFRYCSLDVTKNEDYKSLLEIIERREGQLHIPENRMFYLSVAPEFVDVITSNINESGLSPKKGWKRLIIEKPFGHDLNSALELNEKLSRAFEEEEIYRIDHYLGKPMIQNLKVLEFANPVLQALWNNQHIANVQITASETVGVEDRADYYDHAGAVRDMFQNHLLQLLMMIAMHLPNNINAEEIRNEKRKIMEFLRPLEKESVLTNVIRGQYSSGEIDGKAVVGYTEEPGIGDYSTNDTFIAARLWIDDRFWSGVPFYIRTGKRMKEKSTRIVIEFKNASEDMSQQNAIAPNLLIIQISPHECVSLQLNMKNSLTNQIEPITVNFSANSNDMPEAYELLLLDAFRGDSRFFAHWKEVELSWEWVQPVLEAFGENLLPLHPYRSGSLGPEASHHLLQEDGFIWWD, from the coding sequence TTGGATTCTATGACCTTTGTTTTGTTTGGGGCAACAGGGGATTTGGCTAAAAGGAAAATCTTTCCTGCTTTATATAATTTGTTTATTAATGACAAGATGCCTGATGCATTTTCGATTATAGGTTTAGGAAGAAGAGTATGGTCTCACTATTCATTTCAAACCCATGTTGAACAATCAGTTAAAACATTCTCTAGGCGTTCAATCAACGATACTTCCAAAATGGAAAAGTTTCTTGATGCATTTCGATATTGTTCCTTGGACGTAACAAAGAATGAAGATTATAAAAGTTTACTTGAAATTATTGAAAGACGCGAAGGGCAATTACATATCCCTGAAAACCGCATGTTTTATTTATCGGTTGCACCGGAGTTTGTGGATGTCATTACCTCAAATATTAACGAAAGTGGGTTAAGCCCTAAAAAAGGATGGAAACGCCTCATTATAGAAAAGCCATTTGGACATGATCTAAATTCAGCTTTAGAGCTAAACGAAAAATTAAGCCGGGCATTTGAAGAAGAGGAGATTTATCGCATAGACCATTATCTTGGAAAGCCCATGATCCAAAACCTTAAGGTATTAGAATTTGCTAATCCTGTGCTTCAAGCGTTATGGAATAATCAGCACATTGCCAATGTGCAAATTACGGCAAGTGAGACAGTTGGAGTAGAAGATAGAGCCGATTATTACGACCATGCAGGGGCCGTCCGAGATATGTTTCAAAACCATTTGCTACAGCTTCTAATGATGATCGCAATGCATCTCCCTAACAACATCAATGCCGAAGAGATTAGGAATGAGAAGAGAAAAATTATGGAGTTTCTTAGGCCTTTAGAGAAGGAAAGTGTCCTAACAAATGTTATACGCGGGCAATATTCCTCAGGCGAAATTGATGGCAAAGCGGTTGTTGGATATACAGAGGAGCCTGGAATTGGGGATTATTCAACAAATGATACTTTCATTGCTGCTCGTTTATGGATTGATGATCGTTTTTGGAGCGGGGTCCCATTCTATATCCGTACAGGAAAAAGAATGAAGGAAAAATCAACACGCATCGTAATTGAATTCAAAAACGCATCGGAAGATATGTCTCAACAAAATGCAATAGCTCCTAACCTTCTAATCATCCAAATTAGTCCGCACGAATGTGTTTCACTGCAATTAAATATGAAAAACTCATTAACGAATCAAATTGAGCCTATCACTGTAAATTTTTCAGCTAATTCTAATGATATGCCAGAGGCCTATGAACTTTTGTTGCTCGATGCTTTCCGCGGTGATTCAAGGTTCTTTGCACATTGGAAAGAAGTTGAACTATCGTGGGAATGGGTACAGCCGGTCCTCGAAGCATTTGGGGAAAATCTCCTTCCGCTTCATCCCTACCGTTCAGGCTCATTGGGTCCTGAAGCTTCACATCATTTATTGCAAGAGGATGGTTTTATTTGGTGGGACTAA